One genomic window of Desulfovibrio legallii includes the following:
- a CDS encoding ABC transporter permease encodes MSDLFRVSLRQVTRQRGFGVVLSIALGITAFIVLAVLGREIRYKVGQDMVLMGGVNVIQVYMDDRQYPGQPQREFYPDTVEALRQLPGVGLVSQNLRGSRGSALRGEGERTLNVDFIGVDQDFAEVYSLDLVAGRLLTHEDVAAHRRVCMLGREGARSLYGDPAKAVGKLLFLDQEVFEVVGVVSGVMLGSWGQGGFLPYTIMTDRNWGGGKVTRLFVRAVGWEDVPPLVRKIPDVVRAHQDAPYLVVRTQEDQLARIKTTFMWVEALLWLGIAASLMLGGFGIWYGTFAAVRARTREVGLKKAMGGSDADILAQFLAEALCKSVAGGALGIVIGLLLVEIGSWSLGTDISYPLLLASSLGSIVFSAVIGVAGGLYPAVQASRMDVVTALRFE; translated from the coding sequence ATGTCCGATCTTTTTCGCGTGAGCCTCAGGCAGGTTACGCGCCAGCGCGGCTTCGGGGTGGTGCTTTCCATTGCCCTGGGCATCACCGCGTTTATCGTGCTGGCCGTGCTGGGACGCGAGATCCGCTATAAGGTGGGGCAGGACATGGTGCTCATGGGTGGGGTCAACGTCATCCAGGTCTATATGGACGACCGCCAGTACCCCGGCCAGCCGCAGCGGGAATTCTACCCCGATACCGTGGAGGCCCTGCGGCAGCTGCCCGGCGTGGGCCTGGTGAGCCAGAACCTCCGCGGCAGCAGGGGCTCTGCCCTGCGCGGGGAAGGCGAGCGGACCCTGAACGTGGATTTTATCGGCGTGGACCAGGATTTTGCCGAGGTTTATTCGCTGGACCTGGTGGCCGGGCGGCTGCTGACGCATGAGGACGTGGCGGCGCACCGCCGGGTGTGCATGCTGGGCCGCGAGGGCGCGCGCAGCCTCTACGGCGATCCGGCCAAGGCCGTGGGTAAGCTGTTGTTTCTGGATCAGGAAGTTTTTGAAGTGGTGGGCGTGGTCAGCGGCGTCATGCTGGGCAGCTGGGGGCAGGGCGGCTTTCTTCCTTACACCATCATGACGGACCGTAACTGGGGCGGCGGCAAGGTGACGCGCCTTTTTGTGCGCGCCGTGGGCTGGGAGGACGTGCCGCCCCTGGTGCGCAAAATTCCCGATGTGGTGCGCGCGCATCAGGACGCGCCCTACCTGGTGGTCCGCACCCAGGAAGACCAGCTCGCGCGCATCAAAACGACCTTCATGTGGGTGGAGGCTCTGCTCTGGCTGGGCATTGCGGCCTCGCTCATGCTGGGCGGCTTCGGCATCTGGTACGGCACGTTTGCCGCCGTGCGCGCCCGCACGCGCGAGGTGGGCCTCAAAAAGGCCATGGGCGGATCGGATGCGGACATCCTGGCCCAGTTTCTGGCCGAGGCTCTGTGCAAGTCCGTGGCCGGCGGCGCGCTGGGCATTGTCATTGGCCTGCTGCTGGTGGAAATCGGCTCCTGGAGCCTGGGCACGGATATTTCCTACCCCCTGCTCCTGGCCAGCAGCCTGGGCAGCATCGTGTTTTCCGCGGTCATCGGCGTGGCCGGCGGGTTGTACCCGGCCGTTCAGGCCAGCCGCATGGATGTGGTCACCGCCCTGCGGTTCGAGTAA
- a CDS encoding glycosyltransferase → MAPVIVAQNLYKRYEGFPPVLRGVNIAVEPGEMVAIMGPSGCGKSTMLHVLGMLHAPDAGSLEILGADVLALNREQTAAFRRGNMGFVMQASNLFDHSTVFENVEFPLIYEQVPPQERWERVIRALELVRLSARVHYRSNRLSGGEQQRVAIARAMVNNPRILLADEPTGALDAKTSRLIMENFRNLCHTGGVALVMVTHDPKMAEYCDSIYTLEDGVLQCQRHDPPPLPPQGAHNLLQGPVPVVRGALVATRFPEAAGQGLMYAAHRLHAAGLLSRIYALSESGLLSSPEGYALPLAVRRMGWLRCLGAFAGMLRHMRGTSAQVWELWRQRPGRGGRGWWAQLHAFCAGALLARWGMQDGIQFFYAAEAHGPSTASWVAARLMQTPFAFSVRARDLAAPGSDWAAKVRDAAFVRCDTEATRAALVRLLPEAEGKALVLRDPVTITPPEDDADLPAAADRAVILLAVGTMARRKGYDLLLRACALLAARKVDFSLELVGQGPERASLRRLARRLGLRGRVRFLARVPHENMPDVYARADIFVSPGRRTPQGDVDGLPSALVEALASGLAVVVSDLPGQLEAVRQGENGLVTPQEDVEALAGALEKLAASAEERRRLGRAARQSLPELLAGEATEARFVQLFKTACGMQK, encoded by the coding sequence ATGGCACCGGTAATCGTCGCCCAGAACCTGTACAAACGCTATGAAGGCTTCCCGCCGGTGCTGCGCGGGGTCAACATTGCTGTGGAACCCGGCGAGATGGTGGCCATTATGGGGCCTTCCGGCTGCGGCAAATCCACCATGCTCCATGTGCTGGGCATGCTCCACGCGCCGGACGCGGGCAGCCTGGAGATTCTCGGCGCCGACGTGCTGGCCCTGAACAGGGAGCAGACCGCGGCTTTCCGGCGCGGCAACATGGGCTTTGTCATGCAGGCCAGCAACCTGTTCGACCACTCCACGGTATTTGAGAATGTGGAGTTCCCCCTTATCTATGAGCAGGTTCCCCCCCAGGAGCGCTGGGAGCGCGTCATCCGCGCCCTGGAGCTGGTGCGGCTTTCGGCCCGGGTGCACTACCGCAGCAACCGCCTTTCGGGCGGCGAGCAACAGCGCGTGGCCATTGCCCGCGCCATGGTCAACAACCCCCGCATTCTTCTGGCCGACGAACCTACAGGCGCGCTGGACGCCAAGACCAGCCGGCTGATCATGGAAAATTTCCGCAACCTCTGCCACACGGGCGGCGTGGCCCTGGTCATGGTAACCCACGACCCCAAGATGGCTGAGTACTGCGACAGCATCTACACGCTTGAAGACGGCGTGCTGCAGTGTCAGAGGCATGATCCGCCGCCCTTGCCGCCCCAGGGCGCGCACAACCTGCTGCAGGGGCCTGTGCCCGTGGTGCGCGGCGCGCTGGTGGCCACACGTTTTCCTGAGGCGGCGGGGCAGGGGCTGATGTATGCGGCCCACCGGCTGCACGCGGCGGGCCTGCTCTCGCGCATTTACGCCCTGAGCGAAAGCGGCCTTCTGAGCTCCCCTGAGGGCTATGCTCTGCCTCTGGCCGTGCGGCGCATGGGCTGGCTGCGCTGCCTGGGGGCGTTTGCCGGCATGTTGCGCCACATGCGGGGCACTTCGGCGCAGGTCTGGGAGCTCTGGCGGCAACGGCCCGGCCGGGGCGGGCGCGGCTGGTGGGCGCAGCTGCACGCCTTTTGCGCCGGGGCCCTGCTGGCCCGCTGGGGCATGCAGGACGGCATCCAGTTTTTTTACGCGGCCGAGGCCCACGGGCCTTCCACAGCCAGCTGGGTGGCCGCGCGCCTCATGCAGACGCCTTTTGCCTTTTCTGTGCGGGCGCGGGATCTGGCCGCCCCTGGCAGCGATTGGGCGGCCAAGGTGCGGGATGCGGCTTTTGTGCGCTGCGATACTGAGGCCACGCGCGCGGCTCTGGTCAGACTGCTGCCCGAAGCCGAAGGCAAAGCTCTGGTGCTGCGCGATCCTGTGACCATCACCCCGCCCGAAGACGATGCGGACCTGCCCGCCGCGGCGGATCGCGCCGTCATACTGCTGGCCGTGGGCACCATGGCCCGGCGCAAGGGCTACGACCTGCTGCTGCGAGCCTGCGCCCTGCTGGCGGCGCGCAAGGTGGATTTCAGCCTGGAGCTGGTGGGGCAGGGGCCGGAGCGCGCCTCTTTGCGGCGTCTGGCCCGTCGGCTCGGGTTGCGGGGGCGGGTGCGTTTTCTGGCCCGCGTGCCCCATGAGAACATGCCTGACGTGTACGCTCGGGCAGATATCTTTGTATCGCCGGGCCGCCGGACGCCGCAAGGCGATGTGGATGGCCTGCCCTCGGCCCTGGTGGAGGCCCTGGCCAGCGGCCTGGCCGTGGTGGTCAGCGATCTGCCTGGTCAGCTGGAGGCCGTGCGGCAAGGGGAAAACGGCCTGGTGACGCCGCAGGAAGACGTGGAAGCTCTGGCGGGGGCGCTGGAGAAGCTGGCCGCCTCTGCGGAAGAACGGCGGCGGCTCGGCCGCGCGGCGCGGCAGTCCTTGCCGGAGCTGCTGGCCGGGGAGGCCACCGAAGCCCGCTTTGTGCAATTGTTCAAAACCGCCTGCGGCATGCAAAAGTAG
- the rfaE2 gene encoding D-glycero-beta-D-manno-heptose 1-phosphate adenylyltransferase, translating into MDFDGVRVLVVGDVMLDRYVSGSVRRISPEAPVPVVAVRRRWSVPGGAANVARNLLRLGVTARLTGLAGRDADGEELRAALAAEGLKDSLVYAPARRTTCKTRVLAQGQQMLRLDEELCAPPAAAELAALRERALELLPGCGAVVLSDYGKGVLLPDADGVSLCAAVTEAAEALGVPVLVDPKGGQWERYRGAQCVTPNSAEFMRACGEDAGAAPDAARRAALAARLCGDYAFARVLLTRGAKGMELYTGQGLLCRCPARAREVADVSGAGDTVVAVLAACVAKGLPWEESVRVANTAAGVVVGKTGTAPVTLSELRAALRENAENPKLFALPDLLEKVEDWRRKNETVVFTNGCFDLLHPGHVSLLRQSAAQGDHLIVGLNSDASVRRLKGPTRPIQDERSRAQVLAALNGVEAVILFDADTPLELIRAIRPDVLVKGSDYTEATVVGADLVRAAGGRVFLAALTPGCSTTGIVRKIDAGPQDGEPGN; encoded by the coding sequence ATGGATTTTGACGGGGTGCGCGTTCTGGTGGTGGGCGATGTGATGCTGGACCGCTACGTTTCCGGCAGCGTGCGGCGCATTTCGCCGGAGGCTCCGGTGCCGGTGGTGGCGGTGCGGCGGCGCTGGTCGGTCCCTGGGGGGGCGGCCAACGTGGCCCGCAACCTGTTGCGGCTGGGGGTAACGGCGCGGCTGACGGGGCTGGCCGGGCGGGATGCGGACGGGGAGGAGCTGCGCGCGGCCCTGGCGGCCGAGGGGCTCAAAGATTCCCTGGTTTACGCGCCCGCGCGGCGCACTACCTGCAAGACGCGCGTCCTGGCCCAAGGGCAGCAGATGCTGCGGCTGGATGAAGAGCTTTGCGCGCCGCCCGCCGCGGCGGAGCTGGCGGCCCTGCGCGAGCGGGCCCTGGAGCTGCTGCCCGGCTGCGGGGCTGTGGTGCTTTCGGATTACGGCAAGGGCGTGCTGCTGCCCGATGCGGACGGCGTCAGCCTGTGCGCGGCGGTGACGGAGGCGGCCGAAGCCCTGGGCGTGCCCGTGCTGGTGGACCCCAAGGGTGGACAGTGGGAGCGCTACCGGGGGGCGCAGTGCGTGACGCCCAACAGCGCGGAGTTCATGCGCGCCTGCGGCGAGGATGCCGGGGCCGCGCCGGACGCAGCGCGGCGTGCGGCCCTGGCGGCCAGACTTTGCGGGGATTACGCCTTTGCGCGGGTGCTGCTTACGCGCGGGGCCAAGGGCATGGAGCTCTATACCGGGCAGGGGCTGCTGTGCCGCTGCCCGGCCCGTGCGCGTGAAGTGGCGGACGTTTCCGGCGCGGGGGATACGGTGGTGGCCGTGCTGGCGGCCTGTGTGGCCAAGGGCCTGCCCTGGGAGGAGAGCGTGCGCGTGGCCAACACGGCGGCAGGCGTGGTGGTGGGCAAAACCGGCACCGCCCCCGTGACCCTGAGCGAGCTGCGGGCCGCCCTGCGGGAAAATGCAGAAAATCCCAAACTTTTTGCCCTGCCGGACCTGCTGGAAAAAGTGGAGGACTGGCGGCGCAAAAACGAAACCGTGGTCTTTACCAACGGCTGTTTTGATCTTCTGCATCCGGGGCACGTCTCCCTGCTGCGGCAGAGCGCGGCCCAGGGCGACCATCTGATCGTGGGGCTCAACAGCGACGCCTCGGTGCGGCGGCTCAAGGGGCCCACGCGGCCCATCCAGGACGAACGCAGCCGGGCGCAGGTTCTGGCTGCCCTTAACGGGGTGGAGGCGGTGATTCTGTTTGACGCGGATACGCCCCTGGAGCTCATCAGGGCCATCAGGCCCGACGTGTTGGTCAAGGGCAGCGACTATACGGAGGCCACTGTGGTGGGGGCCGACCTGGTGCGGGCCGCGGGCGGGCGCGTGTTCCTGGCCGCGCTGACGCCCGGCTGCAGCACTACCGGCATCGTGCGGAAAATCGACGCCGGGCCGCAGGATGGGGAGCCCGGAAACTGA
- a CDS encoding glucokinase: MARQRILAADIGGTNARFGCFSFEDGALRLERASWMPSAGLHDTEAALLALQKRLDLGIRRDDVLAMAVAGPVAAGRGCLTNGALRLDMAEARRLFGLRRCLLCNDFAAAALATLTPPGQSARLAAGEALPEAAGAARFAARAVLGAGTGLGAALLVWSGRRWLPVPSEAGHAAFPFVGRPEHDFERFLQKDLGQSWISAENVLSGLGLSQLHFFLSGAYLFPPVVGAEALSSETTTLQWYARFLARFCRNWMYAGLSLGGLWICGGIAARNPLCVTCPEFAAELSRAEPLRDLFAATPVRLMEDENSGLWGAARAGQDLVLRQEAALDQQG; the protein is encoded by the coding sequence ATGGCGCGCCAGCGCATTTTGGCGGCCGACATCGGCGGCACCAACGCCCGCTTCGGCTGTTTTTCCTTTGAGGACGGCGCGCTGCGGCTGGAGCGCGCCTCCTGGATGCCCTCGGCGGGCCTGCACGATACGGAGGCCGCCCTGCTGGCCCTGCAAAAGCGGCTGGACCTGGGCATCCGGCGCGATGACGTGCTTGCCATGGCCGTGGCCGGGCCCGTGGCGGCCGGGCGCGGCTGCCTGACCAACGGGGCCTTGCGGCTGGACATGGCCGAGGCGCGGCGGCTGTTTGGCCTGCGCCGCTGCCTGCTGTGCAACGATTTTGCGGCCGCGGCTCTGGCCACCCTGACCCCGCCGGGGCAAAGCGCCCGGCTGGCGGCGGGGGAAGCCCTGCCGGAGGCGGCGGGGGCGGCGCGCTTTGCCGCGCGGGCCGTGCTGGGCGCGGGCACGGGCCTGGGGGCGGCGCTCCTGGTCTGGAGCGGGCGGCGCTGGCTGCCCGTGCCTTCGGAGGCGGGGCACGCGGCCTTTCCTTTTGTGGGGCGGCCGGAACACGATTTTGAGCGCTTTTTGCAGAAGGATCTGGGGCAGAGCTGGATCAGCGCGGAGAACGTGCTCTCCGGCCTGGGGCTCAGCCAACTGCACTTTTTTCTCAGCGGCGCATACCTGTTCCCGCCGGTGGTGGGCGCAGAGGCCCTGAGCTCAGAGACCACCACGCTGCAGTGGTATGCCCGGTTTTTGGCCCGGTTCTGCCGCAACTGGATGTACGCCGGGCTGAGCCTGGGCGGGCTGTGGATCTGCGGCGGCATTGCCGCCCGCAATCCCCTGTGCGTGACCTGCCCTGAGTTTGCGGCGGAGCTCAGCCGCGCCGAGCCCTTGCGGGATCTTTTTGCGGCCACGCCCGTGCGCCTGATGGAAGACGAAAACAGCGGGCTGTGGGGCGCGGCCCGCGCCGGGCAGGATCTCGTGCTCCGGCAGGAGGCTGCTTTGGATCAGCAGGGATAG
- a CDS encoding Fur family transcriptional regulator yields MAQTQTRMTRQRAVILEELRKTVSHPTADELYSMVRRRLPRISLGTVYRNLDFLADSGEIRRLETAGSIKRFDGDMSPHQHVRCIYCGHIGDVKKIQEAPSVEGMQVEGFASILDSRVEYDGICEACARRRIEGAHVFDAAEALASEDREQRSA; encoded by the coding sequence ATGGCGCAAACGCAAACAAGAATGACGCGGCAACGGGCGGTGATCCTGGAGGAGCTGCGCAAAACCGTCAGCCACCCCACGGCGGACGAGCTTTACAGCATGGTGCGGCGGCGCTTGCCGCGCATCAGCCTGGGCACCGTGTACCGCAATCTGGATTTTCTGGCGGACAGCGGGGAGATCCGCCGCCTTGAAACCGCCGGCAGCATCAAGCGGTTTGATGGCGACATGTCCCCGCACCAGCATGTGCGCTGCATTTATTGCGGGCATATCGGGGATGTGAAAAAAATTCAGGAAGCGCCTTCGGTGGAGGGCATGCAGGTAGAGGGCTTTGCCAGCATCCTGGATTCGCGCGTGGAGTACGACGGCATCTGCGAGGCCTGCGCCCGGCGGCGCATCGAGGGCGCGCATGTTTTTGACGCGGCTGAGGCCCTGGCGTCTGAAGACCGCGAGCAGCGTTCGGCTTGA
- a CDS encoding bacterioferritin produces the protein MAESRESRKEKVIEVLNKARAMELFAVHQYMNQHYNLDDMDYGELAANMKLIAIDEMRHAESFAERIKELGGEPTTQKDGKVTTGQEVTIIYTADTAQEDHTIEAYSQFLQVCKEQGDIVSARLFERIIDEEQAHLTYYENIAGHIARLGDTYLAKIAGTPSSTGASSKGFVTGTAAAE, from the coding sequence ATGGCAGAGAGCAGGGAAAGCCGTAAGGAAAAAGTTATTGAAGTGCTCAACAAGGCCCGGGCCATGGAGCTTTTCGCCGTTCATCAGTACATGAACCAGCACTACAATCTGGACGACATGGATTATGGCGAGCTTGCCGCCAATATGAAGCTCATCGCCATTGACGAAATGCGCCATGCCGAGAGCTTTGCCGAGCGCATCAAGGAGCTGGGCGGCGAGCCCACCACCCAGAAGGACGGCAAGGTGACCACCGGCCAGGAAGTGACTATCATCTACACTGCCGACACCGCGCAGGAAGACCACACCATTGAGGCCTACAGCCAGTTCCTGCAGGTCTGTAAGGAGCAGGGCGACATTGTTTCCGCCCGGCTGTTTGAGCGCATTATCGATGAGGAACAGGCCCACCTTACCTACTATGAAAACATCGCCGGCCACATTGCGCGCCTGGGCGACACCTACCTGGCCAAGATCGCCGGCACGCCTTCCAGCACCGGCGCTTCTTCCAAGGGTTTTGTGACCGGAACCGCCGCCGCGGAATAA
- a CDS encoding rubredoxin: MADTKDMWRCQTVNCGYVYDPDRGDRRHKIPPGTKFEDLPDDWRCPVCGAGKKMFRRVSES; encoded by the coding sequence ATGGCCGATACCAAGGATATGTGGCGCTGCCAGACGGTCAACTGCGGCTACGTGTACGACCCTGACCGCGGCGACCGCCGGCATAAGATCCCCCCGGGAACCAAGTTTGAGGATCTGCCGGACGATTGGCGCTGCCCTGTGTGCGGCGCGGGCAAGAAGATGTTCCGCCGCGTGAGCGAAAGCTAG